One part of the Quercus lobata isolate SW786 chromosome 7, ValleyOak3.0 Primary Assembly, whole genome shotgun sequence genome encodes these proteins:
- the LOC115953558 gene encoding selenium-binding protein 1-like, with translation MATEASVLKHGVVGNENIGHAACRNTGGPGYATPLEAMSGPREALIYVTCVYTGTGREKPDYLATVDIDPSSPTYSKVIHRLPVPYLGDELHHSGWNSCSSCHGDPSADRRFLILPSLVSGRIYVIDTKTNSKAPSLHKVVEPEDIFQKTGLAYPHTSHCLASGDLLVSCLGDKDGNAAGNGFLLLDSEFNVKGRWEKPGHSPLFGYDFWYQPRHKTMISSSWGAPAAFTKGFNLQHVSDGLYGRHLHVYSWPGGELKQTLDLGSTGLLPLEIRFLHDPSKDTGFVGCALTSNMVRFFQTQDGSWSHEIAISVKPLKVQNWILPEMPGLITDFLISLDDRFLYFVNWLHGDVRQYNIEDPKNPVLTGQVWVGGLIQKGSPIVAEGEDGKTWQFDVPEIQGNQLRGGPQMIQLSLDGKRLYVTNSLFSAWDRQFYPDLVEKGSHMLQIDVDTEKGGLKINPNFFVDFAAEPDGPSLAHEMRYPGGDCTSDIWI, from the exons ATGGCTACGGAGGCGAGTGTGTTGAAACATGGAGTGGTGGGGAATGAGAATATTGGGCACGCTGCTTGCCGCAACACGGGGGGACCTGGGTACGCAACTCCGCTGGAGGCCATGTCTGGTCCTAGAGAAGCTCTCATCTATGTCACTTGCGTTTACACTg GAACAGGAAGAGAGAAGCCTGATTACTTGGCTACAGTGGACATAGATCCAAGCTCTCCTACTTATTCAAAAGTAATCCACAGGCTGCCTGTGCCTTATTTAGGTGATGAACTACATCATTCAGGGTGGAATTCATGTAGCTCTTGCCATGGAGATCCCTCAGCAGATCGACGCTTTTTGATCCTACCTTCACTAGT ATCTGGTCGCATATACGTGATTGACACAAAAACCAATTCCAAGGCTCCATCACTGCATAAAGTTGTTGAGCCCGAAGATATTTTTCAGAAGACTGGTTTGGCTTATCCACACACATCCCATTGCCTTGCTTCTGGAGACTTACTGGTGTCATGCCTTGGTGATAAAGATGGAAATGCTGCAGGGAATggctttcttcttcttgattcTGAGTTTAATGTCAAAGGAAG GTGGGAGAAACCAGGGCACAGTCCACTTTTTGGCTATGATTTCTGGTACCAACCACGACACAAGACAATGATAAGCTCCTCATGGGGTGCCCCTGCTGCTTTCACTAAAGGTTTCAACCTTCAGCATGTTTCTGATGGTCTTTATGGGAGGCATCTGCATGTGTACAGCTGGCCAGGTGGTGAACTGAAACAAACATTGGATCTTGGCAGTACAGGGCTCTTACCTTTGGAG ATAAGGTTCCTGCATGATCCTTCGAAAGATACAGGGTTTGTTGGTTGTGCCTTGACAAGTAACATGGTGCGATTTTTTCAGACCCAAGATGGCTCTTGGAGCCATGAG ATTGCAATATCAGTGAAGCCATTGAAggtgcaaaattggattctTCCAGAAATGCCTGGTCTTATAACCGATTTTCTGATCTCTCTTGATGATCGTTTTCTGTACTTTGTGAACTGGCTGCATGGGGATGTGAGGCAGTATAACATTGAGGACCCTAAGAATCCTGTATTGACAGGCCAAGTATGGGTTGGGGGACTAATTCAAAAGGGAAGCCCAATAGTGGCCGAGGGAGAAGATGGAAAAACATGGCAATTTGATGTTCCAGAGATCCAG GGAAATCAGTTAAGAGGGGGGCCTCAAATGATCCAATTAAGTTTAGATGGGAAGAGACTCTATGTCACCAACTCACTCTTCAGTGCATGGGATCGTCAATTTTATCCTGATCTTGTGGAGAAAGGATCTCACATGTTGCAAATTGATGTTGATACAGAGAAAGGTGGTCTGAAAATAAACCCGAATTTTTTCGTGGATTTTGCTGCTGAACCTGATGGTCCTTCCCTAGCCCATGAGATGAGATATCCTGGTGGCGACTGCACCTCAGATATATGGATCTAA